A genomic segment from Salvelinus sp. IW2-2015 unplaced genomic scaffold, ASM291031v2 Un_scaffold2144, whole genome shotgun sequence encodes:
- the LOC112073098 gene encoding LOW QUALITY PROTEIN: CKLF-like MARVEL transmembrane domain-containing protein 8 (The sequence of the model RefSeq protein was modified relative to this genomic sequence to represent the inferred CDS: deleted 2 bases in 1 codon): MEGAATRTVITSTSSSTDNFATSTLACDRHFFRTATGLLVFAEIVFGLLVWMLIAGTEYFRVSAFGWVMFVAILYWVLTVIFLIIYLTTAYNRIPQVPWTTVGLFFNSSATVMYLVAAAVDAASTAAVKGRHNYNCWVASTFFAFLVTLCYAGSTYLSFKSWRSRDEEQ, from the exons ATGGAAGGAGCAGCGACGCGCACTGTGATAACGTCTACCAGCAGCAGCACCGACAACTTTGCCACATCTACTCTGGCATGCGATAGGCACTTTTTTCGCACTGCTACGGGGCTCCTCGTTTTCGCAGAAATA GTGTTTGGTCTGCTGGTATGGATGCTGATAGCAGGGACAGAGTACTTCCGTGTGTCTGCCTTTGGGTGGGTCATGTTTGTGGCCATCTTGTACTGGGTCCTGACGGTCATCTTCCTCATCATCTACCTGACCACGGCTTACAACAGGATCCCTCAGGTCCCCTGGACAACTGTG GGTCTGTTCTTCAACAGTAGTGCTACAGTGATGTATT TGGTGGCAGCAGCAGTGGATGCAGCTTCAACAGCC GCTGTTAAGGGGCGCCATAACTACAACTGCTGGGTAGCATCCACA TTCTTTGCCTTCCTGGTCACGCTCTGCTATGCAGGAAGTACATATTTAAGTTTTAAATCGTGGAGATCAAGGGATGAGGAACAATAA